GCTGCTACTGCTGCACGCCTACGCATCCTATTATAATACCATTTTAAAAGAAATTATCTCGATATTTATTGTGCATCCACCACACCACAGCATCTAAAACAAACGGGGCCAGGCAGCGTTAAGAACCAAAACCGGACGCGCGCACGCCCCGAATCCAGCTCATTTATTTATCAGTTGCGCTCAGACGACCGACTGCCTGCCTACTCAGCCTCAGCAGAACGTGGTGTGTGTCCCCGAGCGCGGGGTTCAATAAAATTCATCGACTTCTCCATCGTTGATATAGCAATAAAAGCCGAATCAGTCTGGTGGTGGTCGTTCCTCAAAACAAAGCTGTCGTGATCTGCCCCCAGAACGTGTCGAGAAGTAACCGAAAATatgaagcgaaaaaaaaacatgaaaacaataatCAAATCAAATAATAGAGTAATAAAAATGTGGTAGCATGCAAAATCACAGCGGTATCAGGGCTCGTAAAATAAtcgtaaaaatataaaacaagacGACAACAAGAAGAGCCGGCTTCGTCAGCTGGGCGGCGGTGGCAGTGagcgagagaaagagaaagagtgaGCGTCTAGCGCTGGGCGGGAAATAGAAAAGGTGTGGAAAATACTCATTCTTCCgttacttaacttttttttaatacatgCAATTATTGCCCTTTCCGCCCTCGATGAAGGAGCGGGTGGTAAGTTACCAGGCTAAATATTTGCGAACGCTTCTTTAGACTTATCTTGAAGAACACACGATTTCTACCGACATGAACCTTTAATTGGAACATCACCGTGTGAGGGTAGGTTTTAGGGCggttatttgtttttcattgcatGGATTTTCATCCGCTGCGTTTCTTCTATCAGCGTGATGATAGTTTTCTGGGATAAAACAACACAGAAACCGAACATCAAAAAGCActtgtttgtttatttgataACGAAGCTCCACAAAGATGCCGTCTAGGTGACGACTATTAATGGCCATATCCAAAAGTAGCGAGGCGATGTTCAAATATTGACCAAGACCAATGTTTTATTAATTAATCTAACGACCGCTAGTGGATTTTTTTACTGTTAGGTGCGGCTTTAGGTGGCTATGAAATAAGTGATAAAGGCTGTGGCGTTAATAGGAATTTGATGGTCTCCCAAAACTTCATTGTCGTTTTTCGGTCATCAACTCAATTGCAAATGGGCGTCTAGGAAGTCGCACCTCTCCAGTTGTTCTCAAATATAGGGTAGCCACAATCAATCGGGAGGCGATACGCACCATGACCATCCTTTCCGAATGTCCATCATCGGCACCACCCGGGAGTATGCGCGCATGCAAACGCGCGTACCTTTCGACACGGCTTGAACTTCTCTTTCCTCCGTCTTTCGTCGTTCCAGTTTCTGAAATTGTGCCATAactatttgctttattagtcGTAAAAAACCTATAAAATCTGTTTTCACACACTCCGGCGGGGAGGTTCTGCTCTGGCGCGGTTTAGTATCTCTTTTTAcgcgcatttttttttcttctgtcgATTACGATGCTATATTGTGGATTTGGCCGTACGGGGATGTCAAGGTCTTTCGAAAAAATGATATGGTAATAACGGCATTATTATGTGTTATGGTATTCGAATGGGCTTTCCGTAGTCGTCCCCCATATCAAACTAAATGTTTTTGGGCAAACCCCTGTGGTCGTGTGTGGAAGTGAAAGCGAAAGCGAACCTGTGCAAGCAACAAGTGTTGATGGGCCGGAAAGAATGATATTTAAACAAACATTGCCATAAAAATGAGTGTTAACGCGAGCGTATGAGCAGAttttgattctttttttttctttcgctgTTCCAGTTCTGTCGCTGAGAAACACACAGGAAGAGGAACCTCCAGATCCACAACTGATGCGTCTGGACAACATGCTGATAGCGGAGGGTGTCGCCGGTCCGGAGAAAGGGGGTGGTACAGGTGCGGCGGCCGTTGCCTCTGGTGCGGTCAACGGTAAGTTTCCCGGAGACACGTTTTTTATTTATCCATATCTTTCCTCCCCAAACTACCAGCAGATTTTCTCTCGCAATCGGACCTGACGGGAGGCCAGGACAACGCCATCGAACACTCGGACTACCGGGCCAAGCTGGCACAGATTCGTCAGATTTATCACCAGGAGCTGGAGAAGTACGAGCAGGCTTGCAGCGAGTTCACCACTCACGTTATGAACCTTCTACGTGAGCAGAGTCGCACTAGGTAAGGCCAGAACACGTCCAGCAGAGCACATCGAAAAATTATATTCATGTTTTATCTCCCGTTGCGCACAGACCCATCACACCGAAGGAGATCGAGCGAATGGTACAAATTATTCATCGAAAATTCAGCTCGATTCAGATGCAGCTCAAACAGTCCACCTGCGAAGCTGTCATGATCTTGAGGTGAGTTGCGAATGTTcttaaattttttgtttcttgcaAAGGGAAAACGATGTGAAATTTGTCGTTTATCTTCATTGATCCTTTAACCTACAATATCGAGTTTCACTCATAGTGAATCTGTTggcccaaaaactataacattgAGCCTGACTTATGATACTTACACAGGGTTTCAACTACCTGgaaaatcttcgaaaatcagGGAATTCTAACAATGTCACTGAATTTCGTCACCAATCTGGAAAAGAACATGCAATTTCACCGTTTcgatttttgattattttagtAATTAGAATGTTAATGATGTCAGAAAACTGCTTTCTATGTTACAGAAAACATTACTATTATCTGTAACATAGGAAACATATCAATACTAAGTACGAAATGGCAGGCGAAACCACTCTGGAGAGTGGAGTAAGATCCGTATCCGTATCAGATTTCGTATTAATATTAAAGGCTCAAATCAGGCTCCTCCCGGTTGTGTTGCAACTTTCAGTTTAACATCAACTATTTCTCTTCTTTTTTCCTTCTTCGGAAACTATCGATAAATACATGCTTGAGAGCAAGGCGAACCAGCCGAGGAGGTTGAATGCCTCTgaaataaagaattaaataaaaatgcttgaaaacCACACTATCAAAACTGAGATCCTGTGGTCCCTGGAAACAGTTATGTGTGGATGTATTGAGAAGAATTTTTCATGACAGCCAGAAAGCTGAGAAGGTCAAACTAGGGCGTGAGAAAATGAGCTCCATATTCCAAATCTGAGCTCGATGAAACTTTGCAAGCTATACATTGTCATTGGTTTCGTCGAGGCTTTGAGCAAAACTACAAAGAGACTGCAGATGGATCGGAATGTCAGATTTTTGGACGAAGAAGAGGAGGCGCGAAATTACATGACGTCAATTGTAACGTTCTCGAGTCGTTTTAAAGCATCACATCAGCTTGCAACTTTTGAAGAAGGCCTGGGAATTATATTTTTGAGCAAACTTCTTCTGATGTCGATGGTCCAACGTGAATTGGTCATTTAACGTGAGCTGCAACTGGACTTTCAAAATAGAGAAGAAAAATTCTTGAATCTGGGTATTTTCGGTTTGCATATggatggataaaaaaaaatgccaagaaTTTGCGACAAGCAAAACCCTGtaatttttttcggaatgcGAAGGAATGTTAGAAGCCCTGGTTTCAAAGCATATGAAGCGTTGGAATATCTTGCGACCAAAGCCGTACCCTTTCttgattgggcgatctttagaaaagaTCAATCTTGaggaatcgattttctaaatggcGTAGGCAGAgagccaaccttcctgattttttaggatttcccagactttttgacacGCTCCGGCCAAACATTCGATTTTACCTGATTTtgctgaaatgatcctgattttttcctgatttttgcactttttacttcattagaataaaaattatgCGTAATAAATAAACTGGGATCCCGGCCAAAATTTTGCTAGTTGTAAATGAAAAATATCCTAATAGCTTACATAAAATGAGCCATttggttcgcacttgtataatgCTAACACTTTGTTCGATTATCATCCATCTATTACGAAGCGATTAGCGTTTTCAGAGGTACATTGCTAACTTCCATTAAATCTTGAAGTTGGCGTGGAACAAAGATACTTTATCACATTAGAAAGCCGAAGGCAGtttcaaatcgttatattttaaattaaaataattatttaattatattattattttaatgTTGTCCTGACTCTTACTTTACCTTACTTTGTCCTGACTTACTTTACATTTTCTGATAATACCACAGAAACTTGTCattatattataaaataattatcagatacagttttttgttacatacttttcacaattttcgaaaaaaacgagTTCCTCTATTACGTAGGATACATATACGCTAATtgttcatttattcaatttaggATAGTGTTGCGAGATCTTTATTCTCTCTCACTACTTATCTTGTCTGTAACATTCTTAAAGTAAGAagtaagagaaaaaaaaatctcaaatcaGTACCAAAGAcccgatctttgaaaaatcaaatgtcttttttacaattaatttatttattctatATGAGAGCCTTCTTTTCTTCAAACAGGAAATATAAACTAGAttttaaattatataatttttgtgCGGAACGAGTGTAAAAGATTCATATAGAGTTTTGAAGAAGGCACAAAAACTATATATCGCCAATCTGATTTTTCACTTTTGCAAAGAACAAATCTAAATATTGATCTACTgttatttttgatgaaaaactaATATTCAATAATAGTTCTCTGCTATGTTTAGTACTTTGTTCCAATCGGTAGACTTTCAACAAGTCAACATGTTTCCATCGATTACCCGGATTGAACCTAGAgatcagggctctgcatagtcatagtcaactgaggatagtcagctgactatctcactgactatatccatagtcagttagtaatgacttttgccttcttcacgcagtttctccgccaaaacaacTGAACAGTCAGTCAGGCGTTTAGtcactatctccctctaccgactcgactatatcatttcattcttctcagtcaaattgtcctcattgcattttgaagtgacttccttgCCAATTggggtactgcttagagtttaatGACTATCGAACGTCGTGAGGAACTTGATTGCGAtccattcgaaatgttttcgcacaactgtcgatttcgttagcaatgGGATTTTTTCCTGAACACGACGATGagtatcattttcatttgtcacTTCGTAGAAACAGTCTCGAAAGGTGTCGTTAGCTTCGTATGAGgtttaattcagtttcgtctcttttgcttCGTTTAATTGGATTTGTGTCGAAGTAAGTGTACCGACTCTCAGATTATTATCCCTGAAAACAGTTCCAAGTTTtttaatcttgaatgaaaatattgattgatgtgctttgtttgtttgaattcgTAGTACTTACTCTAACTCGACTAGTATTGAAActatttcaatatatccacaaaaattttattatggtgataaaaaatccttgacagaaaaaattgtgttcaatattttttgcaGAAAACATGATACTCTATTGAGCGATATTTATTTTATACCGAAAACTTAATCatggttcattatttttatgtaaagatgTGTTTATTACTTCCTAAAAAgcacaggcaaacctttttttgtgggggggatagggaccgcataaaaaaagtttcccccaagaaaataactcaaatgcacgccattcaccgttcaatttcctttggtttccctgctttgcgatgggacactttgccttttcggttgcgcgtggctgttttgtgcttttagttgcatgtcgaaacgtgttgctgttagaaatcatggcATGCAAAAGCttagaaaaagcatttgatgagaggaggggaatgatttcagaagtggataattgagacgcaaaaatgcttttttcgcactgaaatgcatagaaaccataaaaaaactaaatggacgatgacttcgtcaaatatgcttcttttcatacaccgcacaaaaaaaatcgcccaaaaaaaaccgcacaagagaaaatcgcacaaaaaaaattcgcacaaaaacaggttttactgtaatcttttttaatttaataatcttaaaataaaataatttaataatctcGTAATCTTGTTttgtattcgcaaataaagagccgaatatccggccaaaccactatccgtttcatcactatttgaaacataggagacgatcgttcagttaggtccgaccgagcgtcggACGATATACTTTTGCTCGCTTAATTTATGCTTTCTAGTATATCATTCATATCtcaaagcaaaacaaaacatatgCCGTATGTCctacctaactaaaggatcgtcccCTATATTTCAAATCTGGCAATCAGTGGAAAACAGGTTTACTTGCGGCGGATTGAAGGCAGAGTCGGATTCCTCAGCGGCTTAGGGCCGCCTCCGAATCCATATTCGCCATAGATTTGGACTTTGTTCCCATTACActgatctcaaaataaattgTACCGGATATTCTACCGTCTTTTTTGGGCAGCCTCCTAATGGTCGGTCACATTTTTTATACATACTCAACATCGTTCCACAAATTCTAAATGAGATTGAGATCAGTACTTTGAGATAGTCAAAGTAAAGTGTGCTTGAATTCATTGTCGTGCATGAAAGTCCAACTTATCGGTAGGGTTTCTTCAGCATATGGTTCCATATGTTCCTGACGTATGCAATCATAGAGATTTTGGTCCATCCTGCCATCGATCTTCGCAATGGGTCCTCCGCCATGCCAAGAGAACGCAGCCCACTCTATTATGCTGCTCCTCCATGCTGTACAGTTTTTAGGCTATATTGGGGACTCAGCTATTGCTCAGACGAGCTTCACACATGACGATTCTTACACCAAATCAGTTCAACTTAGATTCATCACTACAAAATACCAAAATGTAGCAGATTTATTTCCAAAGGTTTTTTGCGAAATGAACTCGACCCATCGAGTTCTTCTTGGTTTGTGTTGAactcagtgcttggaaatatcggTATCACATCAaccttttcagctgaatttccggccacattcgatcattataccattgcattcgggataccgaaaatgaaccaacgccaaacctcagATTCACAGCAAaccactcacagttgattcatccagttttgctcattctgtttttcgttctgctctgcgttcacggaatgtgagcaaaagaaaatatccctagatttgtcattcattgacatgaacataccagttcattcactattagcatcgttctcggacactgacgaaacggagaaattcgttgaggaagataagaaagtacagaatgctcataatagtgacaagaaattaaattgttcaagcatgcaaggtttccgtctcagttaaattgctttcattttacaaagtgaatatgcaattccaattccacttgtcagaaatgcttcaaaccgtcttgactcaaatttcaaacatttaatttttttttaaattctgaacacacgaacataaaatggtggtgtccaagacacgaccgcaatgggaatacttagagcttccttttgcaaacggatcaaactatgctataggattagcggatgaaattgctAACATTCAGCTTTGGCTGACGAAGTTTGCACTCGCTgctcggatcgattctgcagacTGCCACCTCGCCGTCTAAGCCTAAGCAATTAGCTGTGAGTGTacatgcagatcttgctcttttgttggtatttccgcttgcgccaccgatttgcgttgccctttcggagtaacttaaaaaacaactgaataagcaaggcactgactcaatgagaaaatcacacacatatcgggatactgaaaatgaacagtcacaacattcctgacaattcctgaatgaatgacagcagcatcgacaagcaaaataaacgcgttacactgataaaaatatattttcaatgttacttaacaagctcaatatttccaagccctggTTGAACTACACAACCTCGCAGGCCTCTCTCGTTCAGTCTTCTAGAGATTGTTCGCTGCTCAATTCAATCGCAGAATCCTTGCTGTTCAGGTACTTCCTGCACTAATAAATTTGATATGAATGCAGCTGCAGCACCAAAAATTCTTGTTGCGATTGCTATGTGACTATGCTCTGTTGGAATCAGGGCCCGAGATCTTCGAAAGAAAATGAAACTCaactctcctctcagtcgcttcggttcgactaggactacttcgtaGGGGAGGACGGGGGAAGACGGCCACCCGGGGTAAGATGGACACTCTCTAGAttaatgaaacaatcaactattggacaattataataaattattttagtgtattgcattacACTCAATTATGTATACCCATTTTTGCGTGTGTTTAGGTGTAAACAtgataaacaataaaaataaacttttcagatggCGACGAGCACCGAATTGTTATtttgcttgcaagaaatttagTGTTGTAGGTGTGAATATGTCATGTGAAACCAACGTTATAATAGTAAACACACAGGTTTGTTTAGTGTGTTTATATAGAAAACGGTAtgtttttaaagcatttcatagAATTATTGCTTAACTCATAGCGGGAGCAAGGTGGCCACTATTGTAAGGGATGTGACTTGCCATAAACGCACCATTGAAAGCGCCTAATTGACGAATTGATTGAGAATATCACACCACTTGTATTGTTGGTTGAATAACTCAAGGCGTATTCATGATAAATTTGATGTGTTTTTCAGATACCAAATATAATAATATTCAATTATGATTATTTCGCAAGGGTTGCGTATTAAGCACGTTATAGGTGATTTGAGAACAATAACACCTCCCACTCTTGTCGCCCTTAATCTAAAATACAACGACCTTGATATGTAGTACAATTTTGCCGGAAACAATCTTCCTCTATACACCTAGATTCACGCCATCTCACCCCTAGTGGTGGCCAACTGTACCCGTCCTGATTTTAGTAGCACCTTTTTCACCCCTTTTTTGATTTATCATATAACGTtatgaaataaaagaaaaacattttgGAAATCAACGTGATTACGAAAAACATTCTAAACATCGTAATATGCCATAATGAAATGCCTCAATTTTGTATACATTGTGTTTAATTGTACTCTATGCTTGGGGTGGCCGTCTTACCTCGTCTTCCcgagtcgattttcatgttttgacgtaggattacgtctttcgggaatatattggggtacaaattgaaaatcggaaatcgtgcacatcgtgaaaattgtccaatttcaaacgcttattgctcagtcatttcaggatggattgatcaaatttttgcgtcaatcgatttcggcattccataacaattttttgtattgaagaaaataatatatgtcatgaaactaactatcgaacaattgaaaaatctcaacccctatcctaacggaaatatccacttatgattggtcgaaattgatgacatatgcgacgggtccctaacagagacatcaaaaccaagatgcccgggggaaatcgataAAGCAAATATTGCAAaacggggcatttttatattgcaagtacgGTTAGTGATAATtctagcaaaaaaaattaaatttggatttgaaatgttggttgcttcgtgaaatttcatatcaatgaccgatcgtgtattgtgaaaaatttagcacaagtgtaagtgtaaaattgtatatggtaacagttgtgttaaaaatgactatatgaaacgatttatttcaattttcataaataaaaactaggtgtgttcccgctcgagaacgggtcgtttggtttaagctgtctgttttgttagtccaattaaaattcgcattggaatgaataaacactcaggaagtaaacattataaaagaaaattaccttttccatttcaaatatgttttctctatattaaagtaacatgtttttatcgatggaaaaaataataattgtgttGGGTTTTGGTAGTTatcttcatccatacataacacaggaggcatctcgtctaaaaTCACAGgtcggttttcatcatatctcgttccacttcggtatctttcatctgacacgcaccatccaacgactgtttaccatccttctgtcatcatcactcggtaaactctggtggagtgaacaaacgatACCCAGCAACCAaataaaacggcccttttcaggaggccaccaaatcattatcaaagagtttaacgatgtaattcttcaaacatatccaaaatcaacagaaagcctaacggaatcctacgtcaactatgcggtcgtgtctcgaacacaatCCTCCTTTAACATTTCTTCCGAAAATGTCTGGCTCTGGTTGGAACAGAACTAACTCAATATAAacatattttcttctttgtaTTAAGAGAGCAGGTTATATTCAAGTGGAAAATGTGTTGTTAAgccatttgaaatataaatataaattttagaGGAGCAGAGgtataaatttcaatttttgtacaTTAAaccaataaaattaaaataaaaaatatggtttaATACTAACAACTTCGCTTATATTTTCTCTCATTCTAGGTCCCGCTTCCTCGATGCCCGGCGGAAGAGACGTAACTTCAGCAAGCAGGCTTCAGAAATCCTCAACGAGTACTTCTACAGCCACCTCAGCAACCCATATCCATCGGAGGAGGCCAAGGAGGAACTGGCCAGAAAGTGTGGCATAACCGTTAGTGTATTCGCAGTTCCAAAAAGTTCCCACTTTTTAACCGATTGCAACCATATGTTTTTCTTCTCTTTCGCCAGGTCTCGCAAGTCTCGAATTGGTTCGGTAATAAGCGCATCCGCTACAAGAAGAACATCGGTAAAGCCCAGGAGGAAGCGAACCTGTACGCGGCGAAGAAAGCCGCGGGTGCCTCACCCTACTCTATGGGTGGTCCCCCGAGTGGAGCCGCAACTCCGATGATGTCTCCAGCACCCGCCCAAGACTCGATGGGCTACTCGCTCGGTTCGGGTGGTTACGACCAGCAGCAGGCATACGACGGCAGCATGGGGTACGATCCGATGGGTGGCCACCAGGATCTGAGTCCTTGAGATGGCGAGTACTAAACTAACTGTACGTGTGTGAGAGTGGGTGGGTCACCGTAAAGAAGCAGTGCGACACAGACCCCGAAGCAGCACCTAGCTGAGGATGTGCACCTAGGCAAGTGTAGGGAATCTGAAATGTGGAATCAGATTTAGGCGTTACTTTAGTTTAGTTCAAATGAGGGCAATGCTATTTTTATagaatcagaaaaaaatgagaaacggTTAGATTTTTGGTTTAACATACTTAATTTCTCGCTAGAGgtgaaattgaaaacatttaGTTTTTAGCTTTTTTCAGAGAAGATTATTTAAATTGTAATAATTTAAATAGTAGTGAGACATTATTTACAAACGATTGAGAATATCTCGCATAGCAAGTAGAATCAACAATGTACAACGGGAGAAAATAAGTCATTCATTTTATCGTCAGTTAGAAAAATCAGGCGAACCGACAAATGCGGGAAGGTCATGCGGAACGCTGTGCATAAATAATAGAAAATTCCGACCAATACCAACATCAGCTTTCAGCGTAACGAACGCATGAGAATGTTTTACGTTATTCCAGCGATGCAAtaagaaacaaaattattttaatttttcgataATTTACAAGCAGCTCATTTTTGGCTTTTTTCCTGTAAACATTCGTCCAGGGCAgcgatttgtttatttattgaatGCGTACAATAATACCCAAACAAATCACTCGCTTATGTTTGTATCAATCTCATCGCCCTTTCTCAGCATCCCCAGCGCGCGAATCCTCAGTTTGAATTGTAGAATACGCTGCAGCTGGATTTGTACCCAACAAAACTTGTGGATAGTAAGAATTTTTCTGCAATACATATTACATTTCAGCGAGAAGTTTCGGATCTTTCTGTTCGATTAGACGACCTACATAAACCCACTAATATGGAATAAGAAGAAAACTTCAATTCTACCGATAGGAAAAAACTCGaaagaggaagaaaaaaaactattgtgtataccattagacatagggaaaaaaacaaaatacgatACCACGAATAAGGCCATAAACGCCACACACTCAGCTCTcagctgataaaaaaaaacaagtttgccCCCACATCTGAGAGGGCACAGAACGTGGCAGAAAAGCAATCATTCGAAAGAAGAATTAAGAAAATGAATGAGCAAGAGGAGGAAAGCCACACGTCAAACAATATacgtaaattaaaattaaagcaAGTTAGTGAAACCAGAAGATAAATGCAACAAACTAATTTTCTTTTTCTAGCGAAAATTAgaggaaaacaaaacaaagctaATTTCTAGAGTAGAAACACGCGCGTTATAAAGcattttcatttcttccaaCTTAAGAGAGAAGTATACAACTGTAGAAAACTACTACGCATCAACCCTTCAATTCAcatttgaaaagaaaaacaaacacacaAACGTATACAATTTTCATAGTTTTGAAACTTttaaaaatgatcaaaaaggaaaaaaaatcggaaaccaGTTATACGATTCACTATACCAAAATTAGCTCTAACCCAACCAGGAAGGATTTGTACTTAAAGATAGAATGAGGAATACTGAACAAGCAACAACCCCGTTGTCATCTACCGAACTCAACACCAGTGCAGACAGACAGATACGGTACGAGAGAAAAGCGCGTGAGATGTCGCTGACATAAAAGGGGAAACCTAAGGCAACGCGGAACAACGCgcagaatacaacaaaaaatTGACAATATGTGCAAGCAAATAAACGACAGTTGAACTAGAAGATGAAGGATGAAGAATGCAGGCCTGAGAATGATGATCGAGCAACGATCCAGCAGCAATCCAAGGTACTTCCAGCCGCACTGGATTATTACACTACTAGGTCTTCAAAAGAGTGAAGGTTTGCGAATGCGCGAgttgatgaaacaaaaaattaagtGAACAAATCATTTGTATAcgatataataataaaacaaaaaacctATTAATTAATGAGAAAAGTTTGACAACatactatttaaaaaatatgaattatgaacaaagaaaaaagctattttccaaatagttttaatagaaaatttcagTTTCGAAAACAATCAAGAGTAAAGCAAAATAACAAATAACTAATGGCTTGCACCGTTTTATAATGGTACCATGATTAACACAGAGCGGCGTTTTCCGGGCAGGTTttcattttcaacttgtttgcGTCGAAATTGTCAGGTTGACGAGTTCTCGAAACTTAGTTACTCAGAAAACACGATTTTGtcttgcaaataataaaaatacacatATTG
The Toxorhynchites rutilus septentrionalis strain SRP chromosome 2, ASM2978413v1, whole genome shotgun sequence genome window above contains:
- the LOC129767617 gene encoding homeobox protein extradenticle isoform X9, producing MEDPNRMMGHGGLMPPNYGMPTNDGQSVDNDPRKQDIGEILQQIMNITDQSLDEAQARKHTLNCHRMKPVLFAVLCEIKEKTVLSLRNTQEEEPPDPQLMRLDNMLIAEGVAGPEKGGGTADFLSQSDLTGGQDNAIEHSDYRAKLAQIRQIYHQELEKYEQACSEFTTHVMNLLREQSRTRPITPKEIERMVQIIHRKFSSIQMQLKQSTCEAVMILRSRFLDARRKRRNFSKQASEILNEYFYSHLSNPYPSEEAKEELARKCGITVSVSQVSNWFGNKRIRYKKNIGKAQEEANLYAAKKAAGASPYSMGGPPSGAATPMMSPAPAQDSMGYSLGSGGYDQQQAYDGSMGYDPMGGHQDLSP
- the LOC129767617 gene encoding homeobox protein extradenticle isoform X2; the protein is MEDPNRMMGHGGLMPPNYGMPTNDGQSVDNDPRKQDIGEILQQIMNITDQSLDEAQARKHTLNCHRMKPVLFAVLCEIKEKTVLSLRNTQEEEPPDPQLMRLDNMLIAEGVAGPEKGGGTGAAAVASGAVNDFLSQSDLTGGQDNAIEHSDYRAKLAQIRQIYHQELEKYEQACSEFTTHVMNLLREQSRTRPITPKEIERMVQIIHRKFSSIQMQLKQSTCEAVMILRSRFLDARRKRRNFSKQASEILNEYFYSHLSNPYPSEEAKEELARKCGITVSVSQVSNWFGNKRIRYKKNIGKAQEEANLYAAKKAAGASPYSMGGPPSGAATPMMSPAPAQDSMGYSLGSGGYDQQQAYDGSMGYDPMGGHQDLSP
- the LOC129767617 gene encoding homeobox protein extradenticle isoform X3 — protein: MEDPNRMMGHGGLMPPNYGMPTNDGQSVDNDPRKQDIGEILQQIMNITDQSLDEAQARKHTLNCHRMKPVLFAVLCEIKEKTVLSLRNTQEEEPPDPQLMRLDNMLIAEGVAGPEKGGGTGAAAVASGAVNADFLSQSDLTGGQDNAIEHSDYRAKLAQIRQIYHQELEKYEQACSEFTTHVMNLLREQSRTRPITPKEIERMVQIIHRKFSSIQMQLKQSTCEAVMILRSRFLDARRKRRNFSKQASEILNEYFYSHLSNPYPSEEAKEELARKCGITVSQVSNWFGNKRIRYKKNIGKAQEEANLYAAKKAAGASPYSMGGPPSGAATPMMSPAPAQDSMGYSLGSGGYDQQQAYDGSMGYDPMGGHQDLSP
- the LOC129767617 gene encoding homeobox protein extradenticle isoform X5, giving the protein MEDPNRMMGHGGLMPPNYGMPTNDGQSVDNDPRKQDIGEILQQIMNITDQSLDEAQARKHTLNCHRMKPVLFAVLCEIKEKTVLSLRNTQEEEPPDPQLMRLDNMLIAEGVAGPEKGGGTGAAAVASADFLSQSDLTGGQDNAIEHSDYRAKLAQIRQIYHQELEKYEQACSEFTTHVMNLLREQSRTRPITPKEIERMVQIIHRKFSSIQMQLKQSTCEAVMILRSRFLDARRKRRNFSKQASEILNEYFYSHLSNPYPSEEAKEELARKCGITVSVSQVSNWFGNKRIRYKKNIGKAQEEANLYAAKKAAGASPYSMGGPPSGAATPMMSPAPAQDSMGYSLGSGGYDQQQAYDGSMGYDPMGGHQDLSP
- the LOC129767617 gene encoding homeobox protein extradenticle isoform X7, with protein sequence MEDPNRMMGHGGLMPPNYGMPTNDGQSVDNDPRKQDIGEILQQIMNITDQSLDEAQARKHTLNCHRMKPVLFAVLCEIKEKTVLSLRNTQEEEPPDPQLMRLDNMLIAEGVAGPEKGGGTGAAAVASADFLSQSDLTGGQDNAIEHSDYRAKLAQIRQIYHQELEKYEQACSEFTTHVMNLLREQSRTRPITPKEIERMVQIIHRKFSSIQMQLKQSTCEAVMILRSRFLDARRKRRNFSKQASEILNEYFYSHLSNPYPSEEAKEELARKCGITVSQVSNWFGNKRIRYKKNIGKAQEEANLYAAKKAAGASPYSMGGPPSGAATPMMSPAPAQDSMGYSLGSGGYDQQQAYDGSMGYDPMGGHQDLSP
- the LOC129767617 gene encoding homeobox protein extradenticle isoform X1; its protein translation is MEDPNRMMGHGGLMPPNYGMPTNDGQSVDNDPRKQDIGEILQQIMNITDQSLDEAQARKHTLNCHRMKPVLFAVLCEIKEKTVLSLRNTQEEEPPDPQLMRLDNMLIAEGVAGPEKGGGTGAAAVASGAVNADFLSQSDLTGGQDNAIEHSDYRAKLAQIRQIYHQELEKYEQACSEFTTHVMNLLREQSRTRPITPKEIERMVQIIHRKFSSIQMQLKQSTCEAVMILRSRFLDARRKRRNFSKQASEILNEYFYSHLSNPYPSEEAKEELARKCGITVSVSQVSNWFGNKRIRYKKNIGKAQEEANLYAAKKAAGASPYSMGGPPSGAATPMMSPAPAQDSMGYSLGSGGYDQQQAYDGSMGYDPMGGHQDLSP